One genomic segment of Laspinema palackyanum D2c includes these proteins:
- a CDS encoding DUF2997 domain-containing protein: METLEFVIYPDGRVQEKVTGIVGASCAEVTAAIEAQLGQVLVQSKTSEHFAQVVELSQTATAQASWSEW, translated from the coding sequence ATGGAAACACTCGAATTTGTCATCTACCCCGATGGTCGAGTGCAGGAAAAAGTCACTGGCATTGTCGGTGCATCCTGTGCAGAGGTCACAGCGGCGATCGAAGCTCAACTGGGACAGGTCCTGGTCCAGTCCAAGACTTCGGAACATTTTGCCCAAGTGGTAGAACTGTCCCAGACTGCAACCGCCCAAGCGAGTTGGAGTGAGTGGTAA
- a CDS encoding DUF1257 domain-containing protein yields MSHFSQIKTQIRNLTSLQSALTELGIDWKSGPTEVRGYKGLTHNAEVAIAQDNGYDIGFAWNGQEYSLVADLQYWQQPWTVNRFLNEVTQRYAYHTVVNETAKQGFQIAEQQKNEDGSIRVVLQRWAS; encoded by the coding sequence ATGTCACATTTCAGCCAAATTAAGACCCAAATTCGCAATCTGACTTCGTTGCAATCGGCGTTAACGGAGTTGGGAATTGACTGGAAATCTGGACCGACGGAGGTCCGGGGTTATAAAGGATTAACCCACAACGCCGAAGTGGCGATCGCCCAAGACAATGGATATGACATCGGGTTTGCTTGGAACGGCCAAGAATATTCCCTGGTGGCTGATTTGCAATATTGGCAGCAACCCTGGACCGTGAATCGGTTTTTGAATGAAGTGACCCAGCGCTATGCCTATCACACCGTGGTGAATGAAACGGCGAAACAAGGGTTTCAAATTGCCGAACAGCAAAAAAATGAAGATGGTTCGATCCGGGTTGTCTTGCAACGTTGGGCCAGCTAA
- a CDS encoding ferredoxin: protein MEEFSEFSTPETPDRSGLEPELGGALRDAPERSGLEPELGGALRQNGVYVDEPTCIGCKHCAHVARNTFYIEEDYGRSRVIRQDGDPEDVIQEAIDTCPVDCIHWVDYTELKQLEKERLYQVIPRVGYPVEQAVSVVGTRRKKEVSKRKKKKPVSD from the coding sequence ATGGAAGAGTTTTCTGAGTTCTCAACCCCCGAAACTCCGGACCGTTCGGGTCTTGAACCGGAGTTAGGTGGCGCGTTACGGGATGCCCCGGAACGTTCAGGTTTGGAGCCAGAGTTAGGCGGCGCATTGCGACAAAATGGCGTCTATGTGGACGAACCGACTTGCATTGGCTGCAAACATTGCGCTCATGTGGCGCGAAATACCTTCTATATTGAGGAGGATTATGGACGTTCCCGGGTGATTCGCCAGGACGGAGACCCGGAGGATGTGATTCAAGAGGCGATCGACACTTGTCCAGTGGACTGTATTCACTGGGTGGATTACACCGAACTGAAGCAACTGGAAAAAGAGCGACTGTATCAGGTGATTCCCCGGGTGGGATATCCGGTGGAACAGGCGGTTTCTGTGGTAGGGACTCGCCGGAAAAAAGAAGTGTCTAAGCGCAAAAAAAAGAAGCCAGTGAGCGACTAG
- a CDS encoding YiaA/YiaB family inner membrane protein yields MNKVPSQQHTTAWIIQVWASFAIALAATGVGIVNLPVTNWVKGYMGMGVLFTVGSSFSLAKTLRDRHEAEKLTSKVEEARVERILTEHNTLR; encoded by the coding sequence ATGAACAAAGTTCCTTCGCAACAACACACAACAGCCTGGATTATTCAAGTTTGGGCTTCCTTTGCGATCGCCTTAGCAGCGACTGGCGTCGGCATCGTTAACTTACCCGTCACCAATTGGGTCAAAGGTTATATGGGAATGGGTGTCCTCTTCACCGTCGGCTCCTCGTTTAGCCTCGCCAAAACCCTGCGCGATCGCCATGAAGCGGAAAAACTCACCTCCAAAGTAGAAGAAGCGCGAGTCGAACGAATCCTCACCGAACATAACACCTTGAGATAA
- a CDS encoding type II secretion system F family protein produces MATNVITTEEKKKGFDFAALEENLNVAMAKMTVKDKAVFSRQLAVMFNSGVALMKAIAMLGETSDNAKLKKALRQIKGELETGVPLSEAMSKFPDIFDDLYCAMVESGEIGGVLDMVLNRLAIALEKSAKIQNHIKSASAYPKAVGSIAIIVFFAMTTFLLPTFAGIFEELGAELPMFTQIMLGISAFTTDWRKMLVLIVCLFLLVTAYKTFYKTPQGRLICDRMYLNLPIIGPLIKLTAVARFCGTFSMLTGAGVPMLSCFDIVARTAGNQVIANAISNGKAEVEQGGSLTEAFDRENIFPPMAISMMRIGEETGELDKMLSKVADFYEDEVEQAVKGLTSTLEPIMMVGIAAMVGSILMSMYLPMFAVFDQLG; encoded by the coding sequence ATGGCGACAAACGTTATTACAACTGAAGAAAAAAAGAAAGGTTTTGATTTTGCCGCATTGGAAGAAAATCTCAATGTGGCAATGGCTAAAATGACGGTGAAAGACAAAGCTGTTTTTTCCCGTCAGTTAGCCGTGATGTTTAACTCCGGTGTGGCGTTAATGAAGGCGATCGCCATGTTGGGGGAAACCTCAGATAATGCCAAATTAAAAAAGGCCCTGCGTCAGATTAAAGGGGAACTGGAAACCGGGGTTCCGCTTTCCGAGGCGATGTCCAAATTCCCCGATATCTTTGATGACCTCTACTGTGCAATGGTCGAGTCCGGAGAAATTGGGGGGGTGCTTGACATGGTGCTCAACCGTCTCGCCATTGCTTTAGAAAAATCTGCCAAAATTCAAAACCACATCAAATCCGCCTCCGCTTATCCGAAAGCAGTGGGAAGTATTGCGATTATCGTGTTTTTTGCAATGACCACCTTTCTGCTGCCGACCTTTGCTGGCATTTTCGAGGAATTGGGTGCAGAGTTACCCATGTTTACCCAAATTATGCTGGGAATCAGTGCGTTTACTACGGATTGGAGAAAAATGCTGGTTTTGATTGTCTGCCTTTTCCTCCTGGTGACTGCCTACAAAACGTTTTATAAAACTCCCCAGGGTCGCTTAATCTGCGATCGGATGTACTTGAATCTGCCCATTATTGGTCCACTCATTAAACTCACGGCGGTTGCTCGTTTCTGTGGCACGTTTTCTATGTTAACGGGCGCAGGCGTCCCCATGCTCAGTTGCTTTGATATTGTGGCCCGTACTGCGGGAAATCAGGTGATTGCTAATGCCATTAGTAATGGGAAAGCCGAGGTGGAACAAGGGGGGAGCTTAACGGAAGCCTTTGACCGAGAAAATATCTTTCCCCCAATGGCAATTTCCATGATGCGAATTGGAGAAGAAACCGGGGAACTGGACAAGATGCTGTCCAAAGTTGCCGACTTTTATGAAGATGAAGTGGAACAAGCGGTGAAAGGTCTCACCAGTACCCTGGAACCGATTATGATGGTGGGCATTGCGGCAATGGTGGGTTCGATTTTGATGTCTATGTATCTGCCTATGTTTGCTGTGTTTGACCAACTCGGATAA
- a CDS encoding type IV pilus twitching motility protein PilT: MAGLVIEDIMESLVEQGGSDIHIQAGAPIYFRVSGKLTPQPQFGESLAPEECQQVIFQMLNNQQRKTLEQNWDLDCAYGVKGLARFRVNVYRERGCWASCLRALGSTIPNADKLGVPQVIREMTERPRGLLLVTGQTGSGKTTTMAALLDLINRTRAEHILTVEDPIEYVFPNIKSLFHQRQKGEDTKSFSNALKGALRQDPDIILVGEMRDFETISLAVSAAETGHLVMGTLHTNSAAGTVDRMLDVFPPEVKAQIRAQMGISLIGICSQNLVPKLGGGRVCAQEVLVNNAAIGNLIKEGKTAQIYSMIQTGGRLGMQTMEMALAKHYKEGKVSWEAAMSKAVKADELERLIGPSPALSNAAAGH; encoded by the coding sequence ATGGCAGGTCTGGTCATTGAAGATATTATGGAGTCCCTGGTTGAACAAGGTGGCTCAGACATCCACATCCAAGCCGGTGCACCCATCTACTTCCGCGTCAGCGGGAAACTGACTCCTCAGCCCCAATTTGGGGAAAGTCTCGCCCCGGAAGAATGTCAGCAAGTCATCTTCCAAATGCTCAACAACCAACAACGCAAAACGTTAGAGCAAAACTGGGATTTAGACTGCGCTTACGGGGTTAAAGGTTTGGCCCGTTTCCGGGTAAACGTTTATCGGGAACGCGGCTGCTGGGCCTCTTGTTTGCGGGCCTTGGGTTCCACCATTCCTAATGCCGATAAGTTAGGGGTTCCCCAGGTGATCCGGGAAATGACTGAGCGCCCTCGGGGGCTATTGCTGGTCACGGGTCAAACGGGTTCGGGAAAAACCACCACGATGGCCGCATTGCTGGATCTGATTAACCGCACCCGCGCCGAACATATCCTCACGGTAGAAGACCCCATCGAGTATGTGTTTCCCAATATCAAGAGCCTATTCCACCAACGGCAAAAAGGGGAAGACACCAAGAGCTTCTCCAATGCGCTTAAAGGGGCCCTGCGTCAAGACCCGGATATTATTCTAGTTGGAGAAATGCGGGACTTTGAGACGATTTCTCTGGCCGTATCTGCCGCAGAAACGGGTCACTTGGTCATGGGAACCCTGCACACCAACTCCGCTGCCGGTACCGTAGACCGGATGTTGGATGTGTTTCCCCCAGAAGTAAAAGCCCAAATCCGCGCACAGATGGGGATTTCCTTAATTGGCATTTGTAGTCAAAACTTGGTTCCCAAGCTGGGCGGCGGTCGGGTCTGCGCCCAGGAAGTGCTCGTGAATAATGCTGCTATTGGTAACTTAATCAAGGAAGGAAAGACGGCCCAGATTTACTCCATGATCCAAACTGGGGGTCGCTTGGGAATGCAGACAATGGAAATGGCCCTGGCTAAACATTACAAAGAGGGCAAAGTCTCTTGGGAAGCGGCGATGAGTAAAGCGGTGAAAGCCGATGAACTGGAACGATTGATCGGACCCTCTCCGGCCCTCAGTAATGCAGCGGCAGGGCACTAA
- a CDS encoding GspE/PulE family protein, protein MTNFASQRRALVVQNAFSPFGNKLIQAGYADREQVQRAHIESRKSGKPLTEVLEAITGKQLPPELLRQYKKQQLFELKIVYGVEALDPEITELSPEQLGPLLETLLPLESCRRHRILPISRNEGDSPSVSVAMVDPDNLAALDDLTRILRPQGLSLRRLVITPEDYNNLLNQYSDEKAKEQQAKAEKANQLDLNLNSDVFNEVDGESLDDAPEENEDMNLDAALRGANDAPIINTVNKILAKALSDGVSDIHVEPQEEFLRVRMRKDGVLHEFARLPSKITNALTSRFKIISDMDIAERRNAQDGRIRRIFQGRTVDFRVNCLPSRYGEKLCLRILDNSSTQLGLDKLISNPESLALVREMASRPFGLILVTGPTGSGKSTSLYSVLAERNDPSVNISTAEDPIEYALPGITQCQVIRAKGLDFTNLLRAFMRQDPDIILVGETRDKETAKTAIEAALTGHLVLTTLHTNDAAGAIARLDEMGVEPFMVAGSLIGVLAQRLMRRVCSECRIAYTPTPQELGRFGLSVSGENNVTFYKANIVAPAERKAAQDAGTLCQKCGGGGYKGRVGVYEVLKNTENLQMLISQGAPTERIKEAAVEEGMVTLLAYSLNLVREGHTTFEEVERVTFTDSGLEAELKAKRKTGLTCKACGAGLQQEWLDCLYCLTPRFQQD, encoded by the coding sequence ATGACAAACTTCGCATCACAGCGGCGTGCTCTAGTTGTCCAGAATGCGTTTTCTCCCTTCGGCAATAAGCTGATCCAAGCAGGCTATGCCGATCGCGAACAAGTTCAACGCGCCCACATCGAAAGTCGGAAATCAGGAAAGCCTCTTACTGAGGTCCTCGAAGCCATTACCGGAAAGCAACTGCCTCCCGAGTTGCTCAGGCAGTACAAAAAACAACAGCTTTTTGAACTGAAAATTGTCTACGGTGTCGAAGCCTTGGATCCAGAAATCACCGAACTCTCACCGGAACAACTCGGTCCACTCCTAGAGACCTTGCTTCCCCTAGAAAGCTGCCGTCGCCATCGCATCCTGCCCATCTCCCGCAACGAAGGCGATTCCCCATCAGTTTCCGTAGCAATGGTCGATCCCGATAACTTAGCCGCCCTTGACGACTTGACCCGCATCCTCAGACCCCAGGGACTGAGCCTACGCCGACTGGTGATCACACCAGAAGACTATAACAACTTACTCAATCAATATTCTGACGAAAAGGCCAAAGAACAACAGGCCAAAGCAGAAAAAGCTAATCAACTCGATTTAAACCTCAATAGTGACGTCTTCAATGAGGTAGATGGGGAATCCCTCGATGACGCCCCAGAAGAAAATGAAGACATGAACCTGGATGCGGCGTTGCGAGGGGCCAACGACGCACCGATTATTAACACCGTTAATAAAATCCTGGCCAAAGCCCTCTCCGATGGCGTCTCCGATATCCACGTCGAACCCCAAGAAGAGTTTCTCCGAGTGCGGATGCGGAAAGACGGCGTACTCCACGAGTTTGCCCGGTTACCCAGTAAAATTACAAATGCCTTGACCTCGCGGTTCAAAATTATTTCCGACATGGATATTGCCGAACGTCGGAATGCCCAGGATGGACGGATTCGGAGGATCTTCCAGGGACGTACCGTGGACTTCCGGGTGAACTGTCTGCCGTCGCGATATGGCGAAAAACTCTGTTTACGGATTTTGGACAACTCTTCCACCCAGTTGGGGTTGGATAAGTTAATTTCCAATCCTGAGAGTTTAGCCCTAGTCCGGGAAATGGCGAGTCGTCCTTTTGGGCTGATTTTGGTGACGGGACCCACAGGTTCAGGGAAATCCACCTCGTTGTATTCGGTGTTAGCCGAACGCAACGACCCCAGCGTCAATATTTCCACAGCAGAAGACCCGATTGAATATGCCTTGCCGGGGATTACCCAATGTCAGGTGATTCGGGCCAAAGGATTAGACTTTACCAACTTGTTGCGGGCCTTTATGCGGCAAGACCCGGACATCATTCTGGTGGGTGAAACTCGGGATAAAGAAACGGCGAAAACGGCTATTGAAGCAGCCTTGACGGGTCACTTAGTGTTAACCACCCTGCATACCAACGACGCGGCAGGGGCGATCGCCCGTTTAGATGAAATGGGGGTTGAGCCCTTCATGGTCGCCGGTTCTCTGATTGGGGTATTGGCCCAACGCTTGATGCGGCGTGTCTGTAGCGAATGTCGCATCGCCTACACCCCCACTCCCCAAGAACTCGGTCGCTTTGGTCTCTCCGTTTCTGGGGAAAATAATGTCACGTTCTATAAAGCCAACATCGTGGCCCCCGCAGAGCGCAAAGCCGCCCAAGACGCCGGGACTTTATGTCAGAAATGTGGGGGCGGTGGATATAAAGGCCGGGTTGGGGTGTATGAAGTCCTCAAAAACACTGAAAATCTGCAAATGTTAATCTCTCAAGGTGCTCCCACCGAAAGGATTAAGGAAGCCGCAGTGGAAGAAGGGATGGTGACTTTGCTCGCCTATAGCCTGAATCTGGTTCGGGAAGGTCATACCACCTTTGAAGAGGTTGAACGGGTGACTTTTACCGACTCCGGCTTGGAAGCTGAACTCAAAGCCAAACGCAAGACGGGTCTGACTTGTAAGGCTTGCGGGGCTGGTTTGCAGCAGGAGTGGCTCGATTGTCTGTACTGCTTAACCCCCCGCTTCCAACAAGATTGA
- a CDS encoding NfeD family protein encodes MKFYWFQWLFGKLFFPRRNSRSSQGAEIDSELILQQSNQLAIVDETIVPYFGGRVRFQNSWWPALCLHHITLGPGEVVSVVGRHNITLLVEPIGASVQRGGND; translated from the coding sequence ATGAAGTTCTATTGGTTCCAATGGCTGTTCGGCAAACTGTTTTTTCCCCGAAGAAACAGCAGGAGTTCTCAAGGCGCTGAGATTGACTCAGAATTGATCCTACAGCAGTCTAACCAATTGGCGATCGTGGATGAAACCATTGTTCCCTATTTTGGAGGACGGGTCCGGTTTCAGAATTCCTGGTGGCCTGCCTTATGTCTACATCATATTACGTTAGGTCCCGGTGAAGTGGTTTCTGTCGTGGGACGGCATAATATTACGTTGCTGGTTGAACCGATTGGGGCATCTGTACAAAGGGGAGGGAACGACTGA
- a CDS encoding sigma factor-like helix-turn-helix DNA-binding protein: MLSPSNPNPIPTPPRRSPTLKQFCTYLRLNHQGGRWVLEWKTEPRLRRNIQLYIAQDPNFADLCDRQDDGTGLEQFWIALALDSLPPQGWEPPDRQQLAFQHLASYYEPICHQAARTIVHQHSQILWEDAFTIARLWLQKQDKLAEIFRKYQPNGPAKFSTYLQSVLMRNIKSETDVGRYSSWRLLCKAPDYEIAQALESVYLGTTQASQLLLARKLFKKVYIANHINGGGRTRREIWPAPQKEDFAETANFYNAQRLLPSALPEVAANPPSNAEQIESWMHCCLKALKDKRGRENQVYSIDELEEKQGLEIPAPPTELEDAILEEESEGDLQDSPGTQLKRIHELFETELRGCRSILEVQLGDRRVLIDKDRILILKYGIGLTQHQIGELRGINQSSVNRKLKTYKTHLLSALTQLIQPEEKALNSVQGWLQKNFLSPNPADLIAQALGKAIATQKSEDRELLSLRYGQKLTVQQIGDRLGMTADQVHSKLSTIETQLHKCLCTTLENWIKKYVDKWLYDFYQSALSQLLNQGFNLLSPDIQKILKLSYTHRVPLDQIAAKLGLDKDRVHHLVWEGICLLESYLIQKLSDELKVSLLGNVERQHITQLTNDWLNSLHKSDSGELDHELYK; the protein is encoded by the coding sequence ATGTTAAGTCCATCAAACCCGAACCCGATTCCCACGCCACCCCGGCGTTCCCCTACCCTGAAGCAATTTTGTACCTATCTCCGGTTAAATCACCAAGGGGGGCGCTGGGTGCTGGAATGGAAAACTGAACCGCGTTTACGGCGCAATATTCAGTTATATATCGCCCAAGACCCCAACTTTGCCGACTTGTGCGATCGCCAGGACGATGGGACAGGATTAGAACAGTTCTGGATTGCCCTCGCCCTCGATTCCCTACCGCCCCAAGGGTGGGAACCCCCCGATCGCCAGCAACTGGCATTCCAGCATTTAGCCAGTTATTATGAACCGATTTGTCACCAAGCGGCCCGTACCATTGTCCACCAGCATTCTCAAATTTTATGGGAAGATGCCTTCACCATCGCCCGACTCTGGCTCCAAAAACAGGATAAATTAGCCGAGATTTTCAGAAAATATCAACCCAATGGACCGGCAAAATTTTCTACCTATTTACAATCGGTTTTAATGCGAAATATTAAATCAGAAACCGATGTGGGTCGTTACTCTTCCTGGCGGTTATTATGTAAAGCTCCGGACTATGAAATAGCCCAGGCTTTAGAATCGGTTTACCTGGGTACAACCCAAGCTTCACAACTATTATTAGCCCGCAAATTGTTTAAAAAAGTTTATATAGCCAATCATATTAATGGAGGGGGCAGAACCCGAAGGGAAATTTGGCCTGCACCCCAAAAGGAAGATTTTGCGGAAACGGCTAACTTTTATAATGCTCAGAGACTCTTGCCTTCTGCTTTGCCCGAAGTGGCAGCTAATCCTCCCAGCAATGCAGAACAGATTGAATCTTGGATGCACTGTTGTCTGAAAGCCTTAAAAGATAAAAGAGGACGGGAAAATCAGGTCTATTCAATTGATGAGCTTGAGGAAAAACAGGGACTAGAAATACCCGCGCCCCCAACTGAATTGGAAGACGCTATCCTGGAAGAAGAGTCTGAAGGAGACTTACAGGATTCTCCTGGGACTCAGCTCAAACGCATTCATGAGTTATTTGAAACCGAACTCAGAGGATGCCGCAGTATTCTCGAAGTTCAACTAGGCGATCGCCGGGTATTGATTGATAAAGATCGGATTCTTATTCTGAAATATGGAATCGGACTCACTCAACATCAAATTGGGGAGTTGCGGGGGATTAATCAATCGAGTGTGAACCGCAAACTTAAAACCTATAAAACCCATCTGTTAAGTGCTTTAACTCAATTAATTCAGCCGGAAGAAAAAGCCCTCAACTCGGTGCAAGGGTGGTTACAGAAAAATTTTTTATCGCCTAATCCGGCGGATCTAATTGCTCAAGCCTTGGGGAAGGCGATCGCGACCCAGAAATCTGAGGACCGAGAGTTATTGTCCTTACGCTATGGGCAAAAACTGACGGTCCAACAAATTGGCGATCGCCTCGGAATGACGGCAGATCAGGTCCACTCTAAACTGAGTACCATTGAAACTCAATTGCATAAATGTTTATGCACGACCCTAGAGAATTGGATAAAGAAGTATGTAGACAAGTGGCTCTATGATTTTTACCAATCCGCCTTAAGCCAACTGCTCAATCAAGGCTTTAATTTACTTTCTCCTGATATCCAGAAAATTCTGAAACTTTCCTACACCCATCGCGTCCCTCTGGACCAGATAGCCGCGAAACTAGGACTGGATAAAGACAGGGTGCATCACTTAGTTTGGGAAGGAATTTGTCTACTAGAATCTTATTTGATTCAGAAGCTTTCCGATGAATTGAAAGTCTCTCTGCTTGGAAATGTCGAAAGACAGCATATCACCCAATTGACCAACGACTGGTTAAACAGCTTACACAAATCGGATTCAGGAGAACTCGATCATGAACTTTATAAATAA
- a CDS encoding DUF1822 family protein, whose protein sequence is MNFINNEWNQPRIQNSSEGMRFKIAPDHQEQAWQMADRHSNTLTRYQAYLNWITVKTLLPWFEEWAQEEGLPAPSIWPTAEQLFESLELVNGTAIELDFTRFILIPVDEIESESVEVPQEWIDNPNWVGDYYLPIIVSLDGDEEDCWIEVPGFATHQQVKTQGNYDANSRIYELEMTELIPDLTVIEITRGLQVREPILPLPALSAVEAKKWVIILGNPGIYSPRLQGEIPFETWAALLDNQEWRQQLCDRRMGKVPEVASDQPLQELRQWLHQVTEEGLEAISGGWQQFEALFVPPIPIAVRGKSETTQAIAPVIRLLQPNELEQTRRHAAGVLGELGFGNSEAIDALTQLLHTARDEETRWQAALSLGKISPGHPQSGIRKARYLDWGMSLQGHSVALIVAIMPKQDSKLGIFLQVQPTAPGKLPPHLKLSVLSASGDTIREAESRGDRSVQGYDNLIQLRFSPPPGTHFRVRVSLKESSITEDFIA, encoded by the coding sequence ATGAACTTTATAAATAATGAATGGAATCAGCCCAGAATTCAAAACTCTTCGGAAGGAATGCGCTTCAAAATTGCGCCTGATCACCAAGAACAGGCTTGGCAGATGGCCGATCGCCACTCCAATACCCTCACCCGCTATCAAGCCTATCTCAATTGGATTACGGTAAAAACTCTCTTACCCTGGTTTGAAGAATGGGCTCAAGAGGAAGGATTACCAGCCCCTTCCATTTGGCCGACAGCAGAGCAACTTTTTGAGAGTTTAGAATTGGTCAATGGCACTGCAATTGAGCTGGATTTCACTCGATTTATCCTCATTCCCGTGGATGAAATTGAGTCAGAATCTGTAGAGGTTCCCCAAGAATGGATAGACAATCCGAACTGGGTGGGGGATTATTATCTTCCCATCATCGTCAGTTTAGATGGGGATGAGGAGGACTGCTGGATAGAAGTTCCCGGATTTGCCACTCATCAACAGGTGAAAACCCAAGGGAATTATGATGCTAATAGTCGAATTTATGAATTAGAAATGACCGAGTTAATCCCGGATTTAACGGTGATAGAAATAACCCGGGGACTCCAGGTGCGAGAACCGATTCTCCCCTTACCGGCACTATCGGCAGTCGAAGCTAAAAAGTGGGTGATAATTTTGGGGAATCCGGGGATTTATTCCCCCAGATTGCAAGGGGAAATACCGTTTGAAACCTGGGCCGCTTTGTTAGATAATCAGGAATGGCGACAACAACTGTGCGATCGCCGGATGGGGAAAGTTCCAGAAGTTGCCTCGGATCAACCTTTACAGGAGTTAAGACAATGGTTACACCAGGTAACGGAGGAAGGACTGGAAGCGATTTCCGGGGGATGGCAACAGTTTGAGGCATTGTTTGTGCCGCCAATCCCGATCGCAGTGCGTGGAAAAAGTGAGACAACCCAGGCGATCGCCCCAGTGATTCGCTTGTTGCAACCGAATGAATTAGAGCAAACTCGTCGTCATGCCGCAGGAGTCTTGGGAGAACTTGGATTTGGTAATTCTGAGGCGATCGATGCTTTAACTCAATTGTTGCATACCGCCCGGGATGAAGAAACCCGTTGGCAAGCGGCACTCAGTTTAGGTAAAATTAGTCCCGGACATCCTCAATCAGGCATCAGAAAAGCCCGCTACCTGGATTGGGGAATGTCTCTCCAAGGTCATTCTGTAGCTTTAATTGTGGCAATTATGCCCAAACAAGACAGCAAATTGGGGATATTTCTGCAAGTCCAACCGACTGCACCGGGAAAGTTACCCCCCCATTTAAAATTGAGCGTCTTGTCAGCATCAGGAGACACCATCCGAGAAGCTGAATCCAGAGGCGATCGCAGTGTTCAAGGTTACGACAACTTGATTCAATTGCGGTTTAGTCCGCCTCCTGGTACTCACTTTCGCGTCAGGGTATCCCTAAAAGAATCTAGCATTACGGAGGATTTTATCGCCTAA